In Pseudomonas saudiphocaensis, one DNA window encodes the following:
- the polA gene encoding DNA polymerase I — MSQTPLVLVDGSSYLYRAFHALPPLTTSTGKPTGAVKGVLNMLLSLRRQYPESPFAVVFDAKGPTFRDELFAEYKSHRPPMPDDLRGQIEPLHASVRALGLPLLCVEGVEADDVIGTLARQCAALGRDVVISTGDKDMAQLVCPHVTLVNTMTGSVYDIEGVRTKFGVGPELIIDFLALMGDKVDNIPGVPGVGEKTACGLLNGIPGGLKGLYDNLDQVAALPIRGAKSLGAKLEEHREAAFMSYELATIKIDVPLDVQVADLMPGEPHREALIALYRELEFKQWLDELLREAKAAERDEASAEGASIQAEAEYETILEQADLDRWLAQLQGADCFAFDTETTSIDAQKAQLVGLSFAVETGKAAYVPLGHSYMGVPQQLDRDSVLSAFKPLLEDEKRAKICQHGKYDMNVLMHYGIEMRGMQYDTMLESYVLDATATRHDMDSLALKYLGRGTIRFEDIAGKGAKQLSFDQIAIEQAGPYAAEDADITLRLHQTLLDKLSATPSLRKVLDEIEMPLVPVLARIERNGALVDAKLLGQQSVELGEKLVALEREAYEIAGEEFNLGSPKQLCAILYDKLGCPVLSKTAGGQPSTAESVLAELAERDYPLPKVIMQHRSLSKLKGTYTDKLPQQINPRTGRIHTSYHQAVTATGRLSSSDPNLQNIPIRTAEGRRIRQAFVAAPGYKLLAADYSQIELRIMAHLAQDEGLLHAFQNNVDVHRATAAEVFGVPLDEVTSDMRRSAKAINFGLIYGMSAFGLAKQIDVGRKEAQEYIDRYFARYPGVLAYMERTRTQAAEQGYVETLFGRRLYLPEINSKNGAMRKGAERTAINAPMQGTAADIIKRAMIAVDTWLQESGLDARIILQVHDELVLEVREELVEQVREVLCPLMSQAAELDVPLLVEAGVGNNWDEAH, encoded by the coding sequence ATGAGTCAAACGCCCCTCGTTCTGGTGGACGGTTCGTCCTACCTGTACCGCGCTTTCCATGCCCTGCCGCCGCTGACCACGTCCACCGGCAAGCCGACCGGCGCCGTGAAGGGTGTGCTGAACATGCTGCTGTCGCTGCGCCGGCAATATCCGGAAAGCCCGTTTGCGGTGGTCTTCGATGCCAAGGGCCCGACCTTCCGCGACGAGCTGTTCGCCGAATACAAGTCCCATCGACCGCCGATGCCGGACGACCTGCGCGGCCAGATCGAACCCCTGCATGCCAGCGTGCGTGCGCTCGGCCTGCCGCTGCTGTGCGTTGAAGGCGTCGAGGCCGACGACGTGATCGGCACCCTGGCGCGCCAATGCGCGGCGCTGGGACGTGATGTGGTCATATCCACTGGCGACAAGGACATGGCGCAGCTGGTCTGCCCCCACGTCACCCTGGTCAACACCATGACCGGCAGCGTCTATGACATCGAAGGCGTACGCACCAAGTTCGGCGTCGGCCCCGAGCTGATCATCGATTTCCTCGCACTGATGGGCGACAAGGTGGACAACATCCCCGGCGTGCCCGGCGTTGGCGAGAAGACCGCCTGCGGCCTGCTCAATGGCATTCCCGGCGGGCTCAAGGGCCTCTACGACAACCTGGATCAGGTCGCGGCGCTGCCGATTCGCGGCGCCAAGTCACTGGGTGCCAAGCTCGAAGAGCACCGCGAGGCGGCCTTCATGTCCTATGAGCTGGCGACGATAAAGATCGACGTGCCGCTGGATGTTCAGGTAGCCGACCTGATGCCCGGCGAGCCCCATCGCGAAGCGCTGATCGCGCTTTACCGCGAACTGGAATTCAAGCAGTGGCTCGACGAACTGCTGCGCGAAGCGAAAGCCGCAGAACGCGATGAAGCCTCCGCCGAAGGCGCTTCGATCCAGGCCGAAGCCGAGTACGAGACGATTCTCGAACAGGCCGACCTGGACCGCTGGCTGGCGCAGCTGCAAGGCGCCGACTGCTTCGCCTTCGACACCGAAACCACCAGCATCGACGCGCAGAAAGCGCAGCTGGTAGGCCTGTCGTTCGCCGTCGAGACGGGCAAGGCTGCCTACGTGCCGCTGGGCCACAGCTATATGGGCGTGCCGCAGCAGCTCGACCGCGACAGCGTACTGTCCGCGTTCAAGCCGCTGCTGGAGGACGAAAAACGCGCAAAGATCTGCCAACACGGCAAGTACGACATGAACGTGCTGATGCACTACGGCATCGAAATGCGCGGCATGCAGTACGACACCATGCTCGAATCCTACGTGCTGGATGCCACCGCCACCCGTCACGACATGGACAGCCTGGCGCTGAAATACCTCGGCCGCGGCACCATCCGCTTCGAGGATATTGCCGGCAAGGGTGCCAAACAGCTGAGCTTCGACCAGATCGCCATCGAGCAGGCCGGGCCATATGCCGCCGAGGACGCCGACATCACCCTGCGCCTGCACCAGACATTGCTGGACAAGCTCTCTGCCACGCCGTCGCTGCGCAAGGTGCTGGACGAGATCGAGATGCCGCTGGTGCCGGTATTGGCGCGTATCGAACGCAATGGCGCGCTGGTGGATGCCAAGTTGCTTGGCCAGCAGAGCGTCGAGCTGGGCGAGAAACTGGTCGCCCTGGAGCGCGAAGCCTATGAAATCGCCGGCGAGGAATTCAACCTCGGCTCGCCCAAGCAACTCTGCGCCATTCTCTACGACAAGCTCGGTTGCCCGGTGCTGTCGAAAACCGCCGGTGGCCAGCCCTCAACCGCCGAAAGCGTGCTGGCCGAGCTGGCCGAGCGCGACTACCCGCTGCCCAAGGTGATCATGCAGCACCGCTCCCTGAGCAAGCTCAAGGGCACCTACACCGACAAACTGCCACAGCAGATCAACCCGCGCACCGGGCGCATCCACACCAGCTATCACCAAGCGGTCACCGCCACCGGACGCCTTTCCTCCAGCGACCCGAACCTGCAGAACATCCCGATCCGCACCGCCGAGGGCCGTCGCATCCGCCAGGCGTTCGTCGCCGCACCGGGTTACAAGCTGCTGGCCGCCGACTACTCGCAGATCGAGTTGCGCATCATGGCCCATCTAGCTCAGGACGAAGGGCTGCTGCACGCCTTCCAGAACAACGTGGACGTGCACCGCGCCACTGCCGCCGAAGTTTTTGGCGTGCCGCTGGATGAAGTCACCAGTGACATGCGACGCAGCGCCAAAGCGATCAACTTCGGTCTGATCTACGGCATGAGCGCCTTTGGCCTGGCCAAGCAGATCGACGTCGGCCGCAAGGAAGCGCAGGAATACATCGACCGCTACTTCGCCCGCTACCCCGGCGTGCTGGCCTACATGGAACGCACCCGCACCCAGGCAGCCGAGCAGGGCTACGTGGAAACGCTGTTTGGTCGACGCCTGTACCTGCCGGAGATCAATTCAAAGAATGGCGCCATGCGCAAGGGCGCCGAACGCACCGCGATCAACGCGCCAATGCAAGGTACCGCAGCCGATATCATCAAGCGCGCCATGATTGCCGTGGATACCTGGTTACAGGAAAGCGGCCTGGATGCGCGGATCATCCTGCAGGTGCACGACGAACTGGTACTGGAGGTGCGTGAAGAGCTGGTCGAACAGGTGCGCGAAGTGCTGTGTCCGCTGATGAGCCAGGCCGCTGAACTGGATGTGCCACTGCTGGTGGAAGCCGGTGTAGGCAATAATTGGGACGAGGCGCACTGA
- a CDS encoding IS110 family transposase yields the protein MAKPITPVMVGVDVSKAELVIARSDSKDLKRIANTAQAIGGWLKTLAGRTKIALEATGTYHRTLATLAHQAGVELYLLDGYRLNRYRDGVGSRAKTDPADARLILRYLSKELSDLKPWVPPHDAFYRIQSLLRRRASLVHTRIALTQSLDDMPDLKSASKRLSNNIKDIERLIERRLKEAMAEVGWQSDAQRCKAIEGIGDLTSVALANTFHRGEFKNSDAFVAYLGMDVRVRDSGKQVGRRKLTKKGDPELRRLLYNAAMSARRTKAWSGLYETYLSQGLKTTQALVKLGRKLARIAFALMKNQSMYRPKMPVKCCAAP from the coding sequence ATGGCAAAGCCCATTACGCCAGTCATGGTGGGTGTCGATGTCAGCAAGGCCGAGCTGGTCATTGCCCGCAGTGATTCGAAGGATCTTAAGAGGATTGCCAACACAGCCCAAGCCATCGGCGGCTGGCTGAAGACGCTTGCGGGCCGAACCAAAATCGCACTCGAGGCTACTGGTACCTATCACCGCACCTTGGCAACGCTGGCGCATCAGGCGGGCGTTGAGCTTTATTTGCTCGATGGTTATCGACTCAACCGGTATCGCGATGGCGTTGGCAGTCGCGCCAAGACCGACCCGGCTGATGCTCGGTTGATTCTGCGCTACCTGAGCAAGGAACTGAGCGACCTCAAACCCTGGGTGCCGCCTCACGATGCGTTTTACCGCATCCAGAGCCTGCTGCGACGCCGGGCTTCGCTTGTGCATACCCGCATCGCCCTGACCCAGAGCCTGGACGATATGCCCGACCTCAAGAGCGCATCCAAACGCCTGAGCAACAACATCAAGGACATCGAAAGATTGATCGAACGCCGCCTCAAAGAGGCCATGGCTGAGGTGGGCTGGCAGTCGGATGCCCAGCGCTGTAAGGCTATAGAGGGCATCGGCGATCTCACCTCGGTAGCGCTGGCCAATACTTTCCACCGAGGCGAATTCAAGAACAGCGATGCCTTCGTTGCCTACCTGGGCATGGACGTCAGAGTTCGGGACTCAGGCAAGCAGGTGGGTCGCCGTAAACTGACCAAGAAAGGTGATCCGGAGCTGCGACGCCTTTTGTATAACGCGGCCATGTCTGCCCGCCGGACAAAAGCCTGGTCCGGCCTATATGAAACCTATCTTAGCCAGGGACTGAAGACGACTCAGGCTCTAGTAAAGCTCGGCCGAAAGCTGGCCCGTATCGCCTTCGCCTTGATGAAAAACCAATCAATGTATCGACCAAAAATGCCGGTTAAGTGTTGCGCTGCACCATAG
- a CDS encoding sigma-70 family RNA polymerase sigma factor: MAADGLIRQQYIQRLYVEHQGWLNGWLRRQLGCSQNAADLAQDTFVRLLGKDQDMAAIREPRAYLHTIAKGLLINHWRRRQVEQAYLDALALQPEAVASSPESQALIVETLLRIDSMLARLPAKVSAAFLMSQLHGMTYAAIAAELGVSERMIKKYMAQAMLHCLLLVEEP, encoded by the coding sequence ATGGCAGCCGACGGACTTATCCGACAACAATACATACAGCGGCTCTACGTCGAGCATCAGGGCTGGCTGAATGGCTGGTTACGGCGCCAGCTGGGCTGCAGCCAGAACGCTGCCGACCTGGCGCAGGACACCTTCGTCCGGCTGCTGGGCAAGGATCAGGACATGGCCGCCATCCGCGAGCCGCGGGCCTATTTGCACACCATTGCCAAAGGGCTGCTGATCAATCACTGGCGTCGCCGTCAGGTGGAGCAGGCCTATCTTGATGCCCTGGCGTTGCAGCCGGAAGCAGTAGCCTCTTCGCCCGAATCCCAGGCGCTGATCGTTGAAACCTTGCTGCGCATCGACTCGATGCTGGCCCGGCTGCCCGCGAAGGTGAGCGCGGCATTTCTCATGTCCCAGCTGCACGGGATGACCTATGCGGCAATTGCGGCGGAGCTGGGCGTTTCCGAACGCATGATCAAGAAATACATGGCGCAGGCGATGCTGCATTGCCTGTTGCTGGTTGAAGAGCCATGA
- a CDS encoding FecR domain-containing protein, with product MNADYRVLQDAAQWFAVLQSGSASEADRLAWRSWLREPEHAAAWQRVERISGQFQPLADDRIARSASRLLQQRQPSRRHALKVLSLAGGGALLLAKGVGGWQDWSADQRTAVGEVRDLRLADGSQLWLNTDSAVDVAFDGPVRQLALYRGELLLDTPDEPRPLLLRTAQGQLQAHQRARFAVRQHSETTRIDVFAGTLRIQPAHIGAPQTLATGQRAIFGRDFIQTAQPAQAASQAWADGVLLADNQRLEDFVAELARYRRGYIGCDPHIADLRVVGAFPLADTERVLDALASTLPLRINRRLPWWISLEPSGETGDA from the coding sequence ATGAACGCCGATTACCGGGTGCTGCAGGACGCGGCGCAATGGTTTGCCGTGTTGCAGTCGGGTTCTGCCAGCGAGGCGGACCGCCTGGCCTGGCGCAGCTGGTTGCGGGAGCCGGAGCACGCGGCCGCCTGGCAGCGGGTCGAGCGGATCAGCGGGCAGTTCCAGCCGCTGGCGGATGACCGGATCGCACGCTCGGCCAGCCGCCTGTTGCAGCAGCGCCAACCCAGTCGGCGGCATGCGCTGAAGGTGCTCTCGCTGGCTGGCGGCGGCGCGCTGCTGCTGGCCAAGGGCGTGGGCGGCTGGCAGGACTGGTCGGCCGACCAGCGCACCGCCGTCGGCGAGGTCCGCGACCTGCGCCTGGCGGACGGCTCGCAGCTGTGGCTGAACACCGACAGCGCGGTGGATGTGGCCTTCGACGGTCCGGTGCGGCAACTCGCCCTGTACCGGGGCGAGCTATTGCTGGATACGCCCGATGAACCGCGCCCCTTGCTGCTGCGCACGGCGCAGGGCCAGTTGCAGGCGCATCAGCGGGCACGCTTTGCGGTGCGACAACACTCCGAGACGACCCGGATCGATGTCTTCGCCGGGACGCTGCGAATCCAGCCGGCGCACATCGGGGCGCCGCAAACCCTCGCCACGGGGCAGCGGGCCATCTTTGGCCGCGACTTTATCCAAACGGCACAACCCGCTCAGGCGGCCAGCCAGGCCTGGGCCGACGGCGTGCTGCTGGCCGACAACCAGCGCCTCGAAGACTTCGTGGCCGAACTGGCCCGTTATCGTCGCGGCTACATCGGCTGCGATCCGCACATCGCCGACTTGCGGGTGGTGGGCGCCTTTCCGCTGGCGGATACCGAACGGGTGCTGGATGCGCTGGCAAGCACCTTGCCGCTGCGCATCAACCGGCGCCTGCCCTGGTGGATCAGCCTCGAACCCTCGGGGGAAACAGGCGACGCCTGA
- a CDS encoding TonB-dependent siderophore receptor: MPFQDRPYHRSRPLVQAIRAALFCLPLATLVAAPAALAQSAASEQSVRSYEIPAGPLSSALSRFAGKAGVMLSVDGSLLEGRQSGGLSGQYGVDEGFDALLQSSGLQAVRNAQGTYSLAPRAEQASKVELKPMVVEGFALGNALGEMEGYNATHSSVATKTSMPLVRTSQSVSVVTRQQIDDQGSQTVSEAIRYAPGVVTNPYGATRRYDYVAMRGFNDGSVDNIIVDGLKSMSDAGTFSSLQVDPYFIERIDVLKGPSSVLYGRSNPGGLVALTTKRPQFEARRSVELAAGSNDYKSIGFDFTGPLTHNIAYRLVGLARDGDTQFDHVEETRYTLMPSLAINFSENTSLNLYAYLQSDPQSGYHGGLPASGTLYPHTNGQRISENFFEGEPGLDTAKREQQMFGYEFQHRLNDIWSVRQNFRYLDSEHTQEQVYAWGYDNFAPSPGYVPRPNELYRQYTGAEEALHSWIIDNMVQAEFMTGSAMHTLVMGIDYQRIKNVVDWTYGYPSNIDPFNPVYGNDEITYVSPFDRYSYLRRKEQTGAYIQDLIEVGRWNLSLGLRKDWFEVSETNRLDEHDPVTVAVTRPAGTENKLNDSKLTGRAGVLYQFDNGIAPFVSYSESFNPSTYSDAAGSLIEPSEGTQWELGVKYQPTGTDDLYTASLFHITQENVATKQASEDFYRNAGEVESHGLELEARFQLTDSLRLLGSYTFTEVEYTKPYFNRAADGLTRNVEGNMPAQTPEHMASLWADYRFNHGMLTGLSAGLGVRYMGESWADAENTAHVPSYTLYDASLSYDLTQVGLEGTRVRLNVNNLTDENYVASCGSLNFCYYGAERNVTATISYDF, encoded by the coding sequence ATGCCCTTCCAAGATCGTCCGTATCACCGTTCGCGTCCCCTGGTGCAGGCCATTCGCGCCGCGCTTTTCTGCCTGCCACTGGCGACCCTCGTCGCTGCACCTGCCGCGTTGGCGCAGTCCGCCGCCAGCGAGCAATCGGTTCGCAGTTATGAAATTCCCGCAGGCCCGCTATCCAGCGCCCTCAGCCGCTTCGCCGGTAAGGCGGGCGTCATGCTCTCAGTGGATGGCAGCCTGCTCGAGGGTCGCCAGTCGGGCGGCCTCAGCGGGCAGTACGGTGTGGACGAAGGTTTCGATGCGCTGCTGCAGAGCAGCGGCCTGCAGGCGGTACGCAACGCGCAGGGCACCTATTCGCTGGCGCCGCGTGCCGAACAGGCCAGCAAGGTCGAGCTCAAGCCGATGGTGGTCGAAGGCTTCGCCCTGGGTAACGCGCTGGGCGAGATGGAAGGCTACAACGCCACCCACAGCAGCGTGGCGACCAAGACCAGCATGCCGTTGGTGCGAACATCGCAGAGTGTGTCTGTGGTGACGCGGCAGCAGATTGACGATCAAGGTTCGCAAACCGTCTCCGAGGCGATTCGTTATGCTCCCGGCGTGGTAACCAATCCCTACGGCGCGACAAGACGTTACGACTACGTCGCCATGCGAGGCTTCAACGACGGCTCGGTGGATAACATCATTGTCGACGGGCTCAAGTCGATGAGCGACGCAGGTACCTTCAGCAGCCTGCAGGTCGATCCGTATTTCATCGAGCGTATCGACGTTCTGAAAGGGCCATCCTCGGTTCTTTATGGTCGTAGCAACCCTGGTGGTTTGGTTGCCTTGACCACCAAACGTCCTCAGTTCGAAGCACGGCGCTCGGTTGAGCTTGCTGCGGGCAGCAACGACTACAAGAGCATAGGCTTCGATTTCACCGGGCCGTTGACCCACAATATTGCTTACCGTCTCGTCGGACTCGCGAGGGATGGCGATACGCAGTTCGACCACGTCGAAGAAACGCGTTACACCCTGATGCCGAGTCTGGCGATCAACTTCAGTGAAAATACCTCGCTGAACCTGTACGCCTATCTGCAGAGCGATCCGCAAAGCGGCTATCACGGCGGCTTACCGGCGTCCGGCACACTGTATCCGCATACCAACGGCCAGCGAATATCGGAAAACTTCTTCGAAGGTGAGCCGGGCCTGGATACCGCCAAGCGCGAGCAGCAGATGTTCGGCTATGAATTTCAGCATCGGCTGAACGATATCTGGAGCGTGCGGCAGAATTTTCGCTATCTAGACTCCGAGCATACGCAGGAACAGGTGTACGCCTGGGGGTACGACAATTTCGCTCCGAGCCCCGGCTATGTGCCGCGGCCCAATGAACTCTATCGCCAGTACACAGGAGCCGAAGAGGCTCTGCACTCCTGGATCATCGATAACATGGTGCAAGCCGAGTTCATGACTGGCTCAGCCATGCACACGCTGGTGATGGGTATCGATTACCAGCGAATCAAGAACGTGGTGGATTGGACATACGGGTACCCAAGCAATATCGACCCTTTCAACCCGGTCTACGGCAACGACGAGATCACCTATGTCTCCCCGTTTGATCGTTACAGCTACCTGCGGCGAAAGGAGCAGACCGGCGCGTACATCCAGGACCTGATCGAAGTCGGCCGCTGGAACCTGTCGCTTGGCCTGCGCAAGGACTGGTTCGAGGTGTCGGAAACCAACCGGCTGGACGAACACGACCCCGTGACCGTTGCCGTCACTCGACCGGCAGGGACTGAAAACAAGCTGAATGACAGCAAGCTGACCGGGCGTGCCGGCGTGCTCTACCAGTTCGATAACGGTATTGCACCCTTCGTCAGCTATTCGGAGTCGTTCAACCCGTCGACCTACAGCGATGCAGCCGGCAGCTTGATCGAACCCTCGGAAGGCACCCAGTGGGAGTTGGGCGTGAAATACCAGCCGACCGGCACGGACGATCTTTACACCGCCTCGCTGTTCCACATCACTCAGGAAAACGTCGCAACCAAGCAGGCCAGCGAGGACTTCTACCGCAATGCCGGCGAAGTCGAATCCCACGGCCTGGAACTGGAGGCGCGGTTTCAACTGACCGACAGCCTGCGCTTGCTGGGCAGCTATACATTCACTGAAGTCGAATACACCAAACCTTATTTCAACCGGGCGGCGGATGGGCTGACCCGCAACGTCGAAGGCAACATGCCGGCACAGACGCCAGAGCATATGGCCAGCCTCTGGGCTGATTATCGGTTCAACCACGGCATGCTCACCGGGCTGAGTGCAGGGCTGGGCGTTCGCTATATGGGCGAGAGCTGGGCCGATGCGGAAAACACCGCGCATGTACCGTCGTATACGCTGTACGACGCCTCGCTCAGTTACGACCTGACGCAGGTTGGCCTGGAGGGCACCCGTGTGCGGCTGAATGTCAATAACTTGACTGACGAGAACTACGTCGCCTCCTGTGGGAGCCTGAACTTCTGCTACTACGGCGCCGAGCGAAACGTCACCGCGACGATCAGCTACGACTTCTGA
- a CDS encoding PepSY-associated TM helix domain-containing protein, with protein MRSILVLLHRYIGLATALFLFLAGITGSILAFHHELDEWLNPEFYHTTSEGPVLAPGDLVERIEAANPRMQVWYMEFPDEPGHAALMALVPRKDPATGKPFDIRPVVHYLDAVTGEPVGTRYWGECCFSRKNFVPFMLEFHYNLSLPGNWGLWLMGIVAIAWVIDCFVSLLLTFPRGRPFFGKWWTSWKIKRQRMNHDVHRAGGLWLWLLLLPVAVSSVAMNLPEQVFKPVVSLVSKVEPSVYEARGRLPAEQLGTTAYDFHQAYDYAMQHAADLGLSEPIGELYYSFEYNFYGAGFGDHDSNQGNAWLFFHGTDGTRLLGQEIPGQGTLGQQFHMLQPAIHGGRILGMPGRILIAVLGVAIAVLSVTGVVIWWRKLRARRAAALRREMELAV; from the coding sequence ATGCGCTCTATCCTCGTGCTCCTGCACCGCTACATCGGCCTGGCCACGGCGTTGTTCCTGTTCCTGGCGGGCATCACCGGCAGCATCCTGGCCTTCCATCACGAGCTGGACGAGTGGCTGAATCCAGAGTTCTACCACACCACCAGCGAGGGGCCGGTGCTGGCGCCGGGCGATCTGGTCGAGCGGATCGAGGCGGCCAATCCGCGCATGCAGGTCTGGTACATGGAGTTCCCCGACGAGCCGGGCCATGCCGCGTTGATGGCGCTGGTGCCACGCAAGGACCCCGCGACCGGCAAGCCTTTCGATATCAGGCCCGTGGTGCATTACCTCGACGCGGTGACCGGCGAGCCAGTCGGCACGCGCTACTGGGGCGAATGCTGTTTCTCGCGCAAGAACTTCGTGCCCTTCATGCTCGAGTTCCACTACAACCTGTCGCTGCCGGGCAACTGGGGGCTGTGGCTGATGGGCATCGTGGCGATCGCCTGGGTGATCGACTGCTTCGTCTCGCTGCTGCTGACGTTCCCGCGGGGGCGGCCGTTCTTCGGCAAGTGGTGGACGTCGTGGAAGATCAAGCGCCAGCGCATGAATCATGACGTGCACCGCGCGGGCGGCCTGTGGCTTTGGCTGCTGCTGCTACCGGTGGCCGTGAGCAGCGTGGCCATGAACCTGCCTGAACAGGTGTTCAAGCCGGTGGTGTCGCTGGTATCCAAGGTTGAGCCGAGCGTCTACGAAGCCCGTGGCCGGCTGCCGGCCGAGCAGTTGGGCACCACCGCCTACGATTTCCACCAGGCCTACGACTACGCCATGCAGCATGCGGCCGATCTCGGTCTGAGCGAGCCCATCGGCGAGCTGTACTACAGCTTCGAATACAACTTCTATGGCGCCGGCTTCGGCGACCACGACAGCAACCAGGGCAATGCCTGGCTGTTCTTCCATGGCACCGATGGAACCCGGTTGCTGGGCCAGGAAATACCGGGGCAAGGCACGCTGGGCCAGCAATTCCACATGCTGCAGCCGGCGATCCATGGCGGACGCATCCTCGGCATGCCGGGGCGCATCCTGATCGCGGTGCTGGGCGTGGCGATTGCGGTGCTGTCGGTGACCGGCGTGGTGATCTGGTGGCGCAAGCTGCGCGCCAGGAGAGCGGCGGCACTGAGGCGGGAGATGGAGCTGGCGGTTTGA
- a CDS encoding DUF1850 domain-containing protein, whose amino-acid sequence MIGLCLGLAGLVWAQVPTPAFTLAWDHTIEKIRWEEDYRVTPQGLLLGEARVRGSGAGMEIPEGAELKDGSWRYHRTLPPLQPLRVGRTPEAGDYQLCFDEQCHVLSEWLGPPTAEQPALELWSCAQVE is encoded by the coding sequence GTGATCGGCCTCTGCCTGGGGCTGGCAGGCCTGGTGTGGGCGCAGGTGCCCACGCCGGCCTTCACCCTGGCGTGGGACCACACCATCGAGAAGATCCGCTGGGAAGAGGATTACCGCGTTACCCCGCAGGGGCTGCTGCTGGGTGAGGCGCGCGTCCGTGGCTCCGGCGCCGGTATGGAGATTCCCGAAGGTGCCGAGTTGAAGGATGGCAGCTGGCGCTATCACCGCACGCTGCCGCCGCTGCAACCGCTGCGGGTCGGACGAACCCCGGAAGCCGGCGACTACCAGCTGTGCTTCGATGAGCAGTGTCATGTATTGAGCGAATGGCTCGGCCCGCCAACAGCGGAGCAGCCCGCACTGGAGCTGTGGAGCTGCGCCCAGGTGGAATAG